The following coding sequences are from one Salvia hispanica cultivar TCC Black 2014 chromosome 3, UniMelb_Shisp_WGS_1.0, whole genome shotgun sequence window:
- the LOC125213767 gene encoding pectinesterase-like → MENIQPEKQHKNKRKILILSAFLCLLVVAAVSIPLAHRHNRHTSATSHAASSVVRSTCAATLYPELCLSTVASAASSAAVKSSKDVLIAALNYTISTVERNFFTLKKISREQRKTLTRRERVALHDCFDMVDDTLEELHESELELEDFGFKNYSLAAHKENLLTLLSAAQTNQESCLDGFSHDGADKKVREALIAGQMHVFRLVSNVMAIIKNLSDHEVATKLKSEGRRLAEAEEQGEWPEWLSAGDRRLLQATTVTPDVTVAADGSGDHRTVAAAVAAAPEGSSRRYVIRIKAGVYRENVEIPRRKTNLMFVGDGRTTTIITASRNVVDGSTTFNSATVAVVGGGFLARDITFQNTAGPSKHQAVALRVNADLCAFYRCDMLAYQDTLYVHSLRQFYTGCIIAGTVDFIFGNANAVLQNCDIHARRPNSGQRNMVTAQGRDDPNQNTGIVIQKCRIGATSDLKPVQSSFPTYLGRPWKEYSRTVVMQSDISNVIHPAGWYEWNGNFALATLFYAEYQNTGAGAPTGNRVKWGGFRVLTSASQAQPFTAGNFIGGGNWLQATGFPFSLGL, encoded by the exons ATGGAAAATATCCAACCCGAAAAgcaacacaaaaacaaacGAAAAATCCTAATCCTCTCCGCATTCCTCTGTCTCCTAGTGGTGGCAGCTGTCTCCATCCCCCTCGCCCACCGCCACAACCGCCACACCAGCGCCACCTCCCACGCCGCTTCCTCCGTCGTGAGGTCCACCTGCGCCGCCACATTGTACCCGGAGCTGTGCCTCTCCACGGTCGCTTCGGCCGCCTCTTCTGCCGCAGTGAAGAGCAGCAAGGACGTGCTGATCGCGGCCCTCAACTACACGATCTCCACCGTGGAGCGCAACTTCTTCACCCTGAAGAAGATCAGCCGCGAGCAGCGCAAGACGCTGACGCGCCGCGAGAGGGTCGCCCTCCACGACTGCTTCGACATGGTCGACGACACCCTGGAGGAGCTCCACGAGAGCGAGCTGGAGCTCGAGGATTTCGGCTTCAAGAACTACTCCCTCGCCGCGCATAAGGAGAACCTCCTCACTCTTCTCAGTGCCGCCCAGACCAACCAG GAGTCTTGCCTGGACGGCTTCTCCCACGACGGCGCGGATAAGAAGGTGCGCGAGGCGCTCATCGCGGGCCAGATGCACGTGTTCCGCCTCGTCAGCAATGTGATGGCCATAATAAAGAATTTGTCCGACCACGAAGTGGCGACGAAGCTCAAGTCGGAGGGGAGGAGGCtggcggaggcggaggagcAAGGGGAGTGGCCGGAATGGTTGTCGGCGGGGGATAGGCGGCTGCTGCAGGCGACGACGGTGACGCCGGATGTGACGGTGGCGGCTGACGGGAGTGGGGACCACCGGACGGTGGCGGCGGCTGTGGCGGCGGCGCCAGAGGGGAGTAGCCGGAGGTATGTGATTAGGATAAAGGCGGGGGTTTATAGAGAGAATGTGGAGATACCGAGGAGGAAGACCAACTTGATGTTCGTCGGAGATGGCCGGACGACGACCATTATCACCGCCAGCAGGAACGTCGTCGACGGCAGCACCACCTTCAATTCTGCAACTGTTG CGGTGGTCGGCGGCGGGTTTTTGGCCCGGGACATCACCTTCCAAAACACGGCAGGTCCGTCAAAGCACCAAGCCGTGGCCCTCCGCGTGAACGCCGACCTCTGCGCCTTCTACCGGTGCGACATGCTTGCCTACCAGGACACCCTCTACGTCCACTCCCTCCGCCAGTTCTACACCGGCTGCATCATCGCCGGCACTGTCGACTTCATCTTCGGCAACGCCAACGCGGTCCTCCAGAACTGCGACATCCACGCGCGCCGCCCCAATTCGGGCCAGCGCAACATGGTGACCGCCCAGGGCCGCGACGACCCCAACCAGAACACGGGCATCGTGATCCAGAAGTGCCGCATAGGCGCCACCTCGGACCTCAAGCCCGTGCAGAGCAGCTTCCCGACGTACCTCGGGCGGCCGTGGAAGGAATATTCGAGAACGGTGGTGATGCAGAGTGACATCAGCAATGTGATCCATCCGGCTGGGTGGTATGAGTGGAATGGCAACTTCGCTCTTGCTACTCTTTTCTATGCTGAGTATCAGAACACCGGCGCCGGCGCTCCCACGGGGAATAGGGTCAAGTGGGGAGGGTTTAGGGTGCTGACGAGCGCGTCGCAGGCGCAGCCGTTCACCGCCGGGAATTTTATTGGTGGTGGGAATTGGTTGCAGGCGACCGGCTTCCCCTTCTCTCTTGGGCTTTAA
- the LOC125216680 gene encoding uncharacterized protein LOC125216680, with amino-acid sequence MLIHYSSPFLHNHPLISKSIKRSDFTIKKGIRINGAEKESEFETDEDKAREALRKLDEQLQSLSTKQPTTPKIRAVDMSRSPSFEGIEENSEISGSFWAYAVSFLFVFTIVYNVVFATIIKPSIDGEEPIQSTEIIE; translated from the exons ATGCTTATTCATTATAGCTCTCCTTTTCTGCACAATCATCCTTTAATCTCCAAATCCATAAAAAGATCAGATTTTACCATAAAGAAAGGTATAAGAATTAATGGTGCGGAAAAGGAGTCTGAATTTGAGACGGATGAAGATAAGGCCCGCGAAGCTTTGAGGAAGCTTGATGAACAGCTTCAATCTCTCTCTACCAAACAACCTACCACCCCTAAGATTAGAG CTGTGGACATGAGCCGGTCGCCGAGTTTCGAGGGAATAGAAGAGAATTCAGAAATATCAGGATCATTTTGGGCATATGctgtttcatttctatttgtttttacTATTGTCTATAATGTAGTTTTTGCCACAATTATAAAGCCATCTATAGATGGAGAAGAGCCCATCCAATCTACAGAGATCATCGAATGA